From a single Adhaeribacter swui genomic region:
- a CDS encoding transglutaminase-like domain-containing protein produces the protein MATEYHINYHTHNKYDAPVTEALFEFIVAPCQDATQKITSLSFYNSLGQELYTHSNPFGFQVYCLRSTKHFSDFKFSMRATIEKSRPWLSVNSLPISEEQVLLANRNFYIDHHLYLGFTRYTSILEAYHSKLLNRPLKQPVFDYLTTLNQYVYELLEFDPVPTNVHTTASEVFHLGKGVCQDYTHLFLSIARLNRIPCRYVSGYLNQGGNLVGSAVMHAWVEAFIPGYGWFGFDPTNNLLAGADHIKAAHGIDYSDCSPIRGILKTQGQNHTSYYVDVLVNQMQESAQQ, from the coding sequence ATGGCTACCGAATACCACATCAACTACCACACGCACAACAAATACGACGCCCCGGTAACCGAAGCGCTGTTTGAGTTTATAGTGGCTCCCTGCCAGGATGCCACGCAAAAAATTACCAGCTTATCTTTCTACAATTCGCTGGGGCAGGAATTATATACCCACAGCAACCCTTTTGGTTTTCAGGTATATTGCCTGCGGTCTACCAAGCATTTCAGCGATTTTAAATTTTCGATGCGGGCTACCATCGAAAAAAGCCGACCCTGGCTTAGCGTTAATTCTTTGCCTATTTCGGAAGAACAAGTCCTGCTGGCCAACCGTAACTTTTACATCGACCATCATTTATACCTGGGCTTTACCCGTTATACCAGCATTCTGGAGGCCTACCACAGCAAGCTCTTAAACCGGCCCTTAAAACAACCCGTTTTTGATTATTTAACTACCTTAAACCAGTATGTATACGAGTTGCTGGAGTTTGACCCGGTGCCTACTAACGTGCATACAACGGCCAGCGAAGTTTTTCATTTGGGCAAAGGTGTTTGCCAAGATTATACGCATTTGTTTTTGTCTATTGCCCGGCTCAACCGCATTCCATGCCGCTACGTTTCGGGTTATTTAAACCAGGGCGGTAACTTAGTAGGCTCAGCAGTGATGCACGCCTGGGTCGAAGCTTTTATACCGGGCTATGGTTGGTTCGGCTTTGACCCCACCAATAATCTTTTAGCCGGCGCAGATCATATTAAAGCCGCGCACGGTATCGATTACAGCGATTGCAGCCCGATTCGGGGAATTCTTAAAACCCAGGGTCAAAATCATACTTCTTACTACGTAGATGTATTGGTTAATCAAATGCAAGAGTCGGCGCAGCAGTAG
- a CDS encoding alpha-E domain-containing protein, which produces MLSRIGNSLFWLGRYIERAEHVARYTKVHYVSSLDAPLAQNKEIALESILDMVGVQAAYYQKHSQLTDDDILYFITLDDTNPFSIATNINGIRENARGTRDSISIELWEVVNRFYHNVNNYNAAKFQHKGIFNFSREVEEFCTLAKGYVSNTLIRNEVWMLISLGIHLERAMQLCKIINTKLYDIAKIDPGKLGGPIESYQWTMLLKSAESFDMFNRHYKNSSSRRNILDFLIFNPAFPKALTYNLTYLQNNIQAIGFQEGANTKGSLTFKIGKLATQLQFLTIEEVEENAAEFMTKTLDKLYNLARLLEEKYLVY; this is translated from the coding sequence ATGTTATCAAGAATTGGTAATAGTTTATTCTGGCTGGGGCGCTACATAGAGCGGGCCGAACACGTGGCCCGGTACACCAAAGTGCATTACGTTTCGTCGTTGGATGCTCCCCTGGCCCAAAACAAAGAAATTGCCCTAGAGTCTATTCTGGATATGGTGGGCGTGCAAGCGGCTTATTACCAAAAACACTCCCAACTTACCGACGATGATATCTTGTATTTCATTACCCTCGACGATACCAACCCTTTTTCTATTGCGACTAACATCAACGGCATCCGTGAAAATGCCCGGGGCACCCGCGACAGTATTTCGATTGAGTTATGGGAAGTAGTAAACCGGTTTTATCATAATGTAAATAATTACAACGCGGCTAAGTTTCAGCACAAAGGAATTTTTAATTTTTCGCGCGAAGTAGAAGAGTTTTGCACTTTAGCCAAAGGCTATGTTTCTAATACCTTAATCCGGAACGAGGTCTGGATGCTGATTTCGTTGGGAATTCACCTGGAGCGCGCCATGCAGCTTTGTAAAATTATCAATACCAAGTTATACGATATTGCCAAAATTGATCCCGGTAAATTGGGTGGCCCCATCGAAAGTTACCAGTGGACCATGCTCCTGAAAAGCGCCGAATCTTTTGATATGTTCAACCGGCATTACAAAAATAGTTCTTCGCGCCGCAACATCCTGGATTTTTTAATTTTTAACCCGGCTTTCCCCAAAGCATTAACTTACAACCTTACTTATTTGCAAAACAACATTCAGGCAATCGGCTTTCAGGAAGGGGCCAATACCAAAGGCTCTCTAACTTTTAAAATAGGGAAACTTGCGACGCAACTGCAATTTTTAACGATTGAGGAAGTAGAAGAAAATGCCGCGGAATTTATGACCAAAACCCTCGATAAACTGTACAATCTGGCTCGCCTCCTGGAAGAAAAATATCTGGTGTATTAA
- a CDS encoding circularly permuted type 2 ATP-grasp protein: MNNVRNFEMYKGIFQDYHLNPAFLDEVFSLDGEVLPHYRLVLDQFKHFTADDFKELNELAKVSFFNQGVTFAVYSDKARGVERIFPFDLFPRIISAQDWSHLERGVIQRNMAINLFIQDIYHKKQILRDGIVPPELIFSSSHYTKAMLGFNPVGNIYNHISGTDLIKHRDGQYYVLEDNVRCPSGVSYVLSNREAMKKTLFNLFRKHNILSVQDYPQQLLAIMQSVAPESDNEPNCVVLTPGVYNSAYYEHAFLALNMGIPLVEGRDLFVDRNYVYMKTIYGPQKVDVIYRRIDDPFIDPLAFNPDSVLGIPGILGAYREGNVTLLNAPGTGAADDKAVYSYVPAIIKYYLDEEPILNNVHTYRCEIDSDYHYVLEHMEELVVKPVDESGGYGILVGSSSTREQREELKRAIKANRRKYIAQPIMSLSLHSTFIEDENKFEGRHIDLRTYTLLGKDKQFVLKGGLSRVALTKGSLVVNSSQGGGSKDTWVLAPGP, translated from the coding sequence ATGAATAATGTTCGGAATTTTGAAATGTACAAAGGCATTTTTCAAGACTACCACCTAAATCCCGCTTTTCTGGATGAAGTTTTTAGCTTGGATGGAGAAGTGTTGCCGCATTATAGATTGGTGCTGGACCAGTTCAAACACTTTACCGCCGATGATTTTAAAGAATTGAATGAACTGGCTAAAGTTTCTTTCTTTAACCAAGGGGTAACGTTTGCAGTTTACTCCGATAAAGCCCGCGGCGTAGAACGCATTTTTCCGTTTGATTTATTTCCCCGCATTATTTCGGCCCAAGATTGGAGTCACCTGGAGCGAGGCGTTATTCAGCGTAACATGGCTATTAACCTGTTTATTCAGGATATTTACCACAAAAAACAAATATTGCGTGATGGCATTGTACCGCCGGAATTAATTTTTAGTTCGAGCCACTATACCAAAGCCATGCTGGGGTTTAACCCGGTAGGCAATATTTATAACCATATTTCCGGAACCGATTTAATTAAACACCGCGACGGCCAATACTACGTGCTGGAAGATAATGTGCGCTGCCCTTCGGGCGTGAGCTACGTGCTTTCGAACCGCGAAGCCATGAAAAAAACGCTTTTTAATCTTTTCCGGAAGCATAATATTTTGTCGGTGCAGGATTATCCGCAGCAATTACTGGCCATCATGCAATCGGTGGCACCCGAAAGCGATAACGAACCCAATTGCGTGGTTTTAACCCCAGGCGTTTATAACTCGGCTTACTACGAACACGCTTTTCTGGCCCTGAACATGGGCATTCCGCTGGTAGAAGGCCGCGATTTGTTTGTGGATCGCAATTACGTGTACATGAAAACCATTTACGGCCCGCAGAAAGTAGATGTCATTTACCGCCGCATCGACGACCCGTTTATCGATCCTCTGGCCTTTAATCCGGATTCGGTGCTAGGCATACCGGGTATTTTGGGCGCTTACCGCGAAGGCAACGTTACCTTGCTGAACGCCCCCGGCACCGGTGCCGCCGACGATAAAGCCGTTTACAGCTACGTACCGGCCATTATTAAATATTACCTGGACGAAGAACCTATCCTAAATAACGTGCATACCTACCGTTGCGAAATTGATTCGGATTACCACTACGTGCTGGAACACATGGAAGAGTTGGTGGTAAAACCCGTGGATGAATCGGGAGGCTACGGCATTCTGGTGGGCAGTTCTTCTACGCGGGAGCAACGCGAAGAATTAAAAAGAGCCATTAAAGCAAATCGCCGCAAGTACATTGCCCAACCCATTATGTCGCTTTCGTTACATTCTACCTTTATCGAAGACGAGAACAAGTTTGAAGGACGGCACATTGATTTACGCACTTACACCTTACTCGGCAAAGACAAGCAATTCGTGTTAAAAGGCGGATTATCCAGGGTAGCGCTTACGAAGGGCAGTTTAGTCGTTAATTCATCGCAAGGCGGCGGCTCCAAAGATACCTGGGTGTTGGCTCCTGGCCCATAG
- a CDS encoding S8 family serine peptidase, whose product MITRLLLFCFIFALVYGSSAQKRLVPDTVQAKSATALGLLLIKFKPGYSGAANLSRQANQAINPLQQVLSQIKASTFQPKFPRPQSSSYSKPGQVDLTLWYQVQYQRPDLTLTQLRQLLLATGVIDHVEPVYQPQLLYQPNDPLADSVTGKQFYLKQIQAYKAWNIEKGDSSIVIGILDTGNRLSHEDLQSSLKHNYADPIDGLDNDQDGFVDNFSGWDLADDDNDPTDTNGHGTFVTGMAAGSPDNNTGITGVGFNCRYLPIKVFPSKPNGNFAGYEAIVYAADHGCQVINLSWGGENPYSQFEQDVINYAVINKNAVVVAAGGNTPKETYFYPASYENVLAVSAVNKNDVKDPSQTYNYQIDLTAPGIAVTTTSNNSNNAYAAVGGSSFASPVVAAAASLLRHHFPDYTARQIAEQLRVMADNNYGAGTNQNYPEKLGYGRVNVYRALTASAPKAVRNTNHNADYQKAFAGNVMPITGTFQNILSPTNNLFITLSSASPYVSVIRSTFVAGAMATLSTKTNSEQPFQVLISKDIPFNQPVVFRYGYSDGIYTDYQYFTLNLNPNYVTLKINDLQVTVASEGNFGYNDLDPGLGEGVKFKNLGSLLSEGGLLIGTSPEKVSDNIRNEALKSDNNFTSLAGVHFVEEGKRADEEAAGAFRDKYPAQGMVGVKVKQRAFAWQNAPDNQYVILEYQITNTTPDSLTNLHAGLFADWDIANYANNVAEWDSVTRTGYTYQPNLKNVYAGISLLTPQPVTTYALNNPSDNPEAINLTDGFTDADKFTALQNTAKQFQNSGSKGSDVAQVVGANLQFLAPGDSTTLAFAILGAESLPNLQEQARAALHKYQQIKTGPVLVKQIDSVCVGTSATIQPAGGQKFRFYADPEKDTLLNTGRTFTMPPVKTAATYYISNVDSLYESAVTPVTIVPAISTVNFAFSPDPVPASVKGRISFFDSTLLAKQWHWDFGNGTQSQEQNPTAQFTQPGIYPVTLRVTNQYGCVDSLTKNVEIKYADYIQTWQASDFLIFPIPTGQNLTITISEGIDSTNGITVTLLDAIGKQVFTQVTYQTGPTPYNLNNLANGIYYLRISGKGGVITRRVELLR is encoded by the coding sequence ATGATTACACGATTACTTCTTTTCTGCTTTATTTTCGCGTTAGTTTATGGGAGTAGCGCGCAAAAGCGACTGGTACCTGATACCGTTCAGGCAAAATCGGCTACAGCGCTGGGTTTGCTATTAATTAAATTTAAACCGGGTTACTCTGGAGCCGCCAATCTAAGCCGACAAGCCAACCAGGCTATTAATCCGTTGCAGCAAGTATTATCGCAAATAAAAGCCAGTACTTTTCAGCCAAAATTTCCCCGGCCTCAATCTTCGTCTTATTCAAAGCCCGGTCAGGTAGATTTAACTTTATGGTACCAAGTGCAATACCAAAGGCCGGATCTTACCTTAACGCAACTGCGGCAACTGCTGTTAGCTACCGGAGTAATCGACCACGTAGAACCGGTTTATCAGCCCCAGCTTTTGTATCAACCCAACGACCCTTTAGCCGACTCAGTTACCGGTAAGCAATTTTATTTAAAGCAAATTCAGGCGTATAAAGCCTGGAACATCGAAAAAGGAGATTCCTCGATCGTTATCGGGATTTTAGATACCGGCAACCGCCTGAGCCATGAAGATTTGCAAAGTTCCTTGAAGCATAATTACGCCGACCCCATAGATGGCCTGGATAATGATCAGGATGGTTTTGTAGATAACTTTTCGGGCTGGGACCTGGCCGATGACGATAACGACCCAACCGACACTAACGGACATGGTACTTTTGTAACCGGTATGGCCGCTGGCAGCCCCGATAATAACACAGGCATTACCGGAGTAGGTTTTAATTGCCGGTATTTACCCATTAAAGTTTTTCCCTCTAAACCCAACGGGAATTTTGCAGGCTACGAAGCCATTGTGTACGCCGCAGACCATGGTTGCCAAGTTATAAACTTATCCTGGGGCGGCGAAAACCCGTACTCGCAGTTTGAGCAGGACGTAATTAACTACGCAGTTATCAATAAAAATGCAGTGGTAGTGGCGGCCGGCGGCAACACACCCAAAGAAACTTATTTTTATCCGGCATCCTACGAAAATGTGCTTGCGGTAAGTGCTGTTAACAAAAACGATGTAAAAGACCCGAGTCAAACCTATAATTACCAAATCGACCTAACGGCGCCCGGTATAGCCGTAACTACCACCAGTAACAATAGCAATAATGCTTATGCGGCCGTGGGGGGCTCTTCTTTTGCTTCGCCAGTGGTTGCGGCAGCGGCCAGCTTGCTCCGGCACCATTTCCCGGATTATACAGCTCGCCAAATAGCCGAACAACTGCGGGTAATGGCCGATAATAATTACGGGGCGGGCACTAACCAAAACTACCCGGAAAAACTGGGTTACGGCCGGGTAAATGTGTACCGGGCTCTAACTGCGTCTGCCCCCAAAGCCGTTCGGAATACTAATCATAACGCAGACTACCAAAAAGCTTTTGCTGGTAATGTAATGCCCATAACCGGCACTTTTCAAAATATATTAAGCCCTACCAATAATTTATTTATTACCTTATCTTCTGCTTCGCCTTACGTATCGGTTATCCGGAGCACCTTTGTGGCCGGCGCTATGGCTACGTTAAGTACAAAAACTAATTCTGAACAGCCTTTTCAGGTTTTAATTAGCAAGGATATTCCTTTTAATCAACCCGTTGTTTTCCGGTACGGGTATTCGGATGGCATCTACACCGATTACCAGTATTTTACCCTGAATCTTAACCCCAACTATGTTACTTTAAAAATAAATGATTTACAGGTAACGGTAGCCAGCGAAGGTAATTTTGGTTACAACGATCTGGATCCGGGTTTGGGCGAAGGGGTAAAATTTAAAAATTTAGGTTCCCTGCTGAGCGAAGGCGGCTTACTGATTGGTACTTCGCCGGAAAAAGTGTCGGATAACATTCGTAACGAAGCTTTAAAATCCGACAACAACTTTACCTCTTTGGCGGGGGTGCACTTTGTAGAAGAAGGCAAGCGGGCCGATGAAGAAGCTGCAGGCGCTTTCCGGGATAAATATCCGGCGCAAGGGATGGTTGGGGTAAAAGTAAAACAAAGGGCTTTTGCCTGGCAAAATGCCCCGGATAATCAATACGTGATTCTGGAATATCAAATTACCAACACTACCCCGGATTCTTTAACTAACCTGCACGCGGGCTTGTTTGCCGACTGGGATATTGCTAACTACGCCAACAACGTAGCCGAGTGGGATTCGGTAACCCGCACAGGTTATACCTATCAACCTAACCTGAAAAACGTTTACGCGGGTATTTCCTTGCTAACACCGCAGCCAGTTACCACCTACGCCCTTAACAACCCCAGCGATAACCCCGAAGCTATTAACCTGACCGATGGCTTTACGGATGCAGATAAATTTACGGCTCTCCAGAATACAGCAAAGCAATTTCAAAACTCGGGATCTAAAGGCAGTGATGTAGCGCAAGTGGTTGGGGCAAACTTACAATTCTTGGCGCCAGGCGATAGCACCACTTTGGCTTTTGCCATACTAGGCGCCGAATCGTTACCGAACCTGCAAGAACAAGCCCGGGCGGCCCTTCATAAATACCAGCAAATAAAAACCGGTCCCGTGCTCGTAAAACAAATAGATTCGGTTTGCGTCGGCACAAGCGCCACCATCCAGCCAGCAGGAGGGCAGAAGTTTCGGTTTTACGCTGATCCGGAAAAAGACACGCTATTAAATACCGGGCGAACGTTTACTATGCCTCCGGTTAAAACAGCAGCTACCTACTACATCAGCAACGTGGATTCGCTGTACGAGAGTGCGGTAACTCCCGTCACCATTGTGCCAGCCATTAGTACCGTTAATTTTGCTTTTTCGCCCGATCCGGTACCTGCCAGCGTTAAAGGCCGCATCAGTTTTTTTGATTCTACATTACTGGCAAAGCAATGGCATTGGGATTTTGGCAACGGAACGCAAAGTCAGGAGCAAAACCCCACGGCGCAATTTACGCAGCCCGGAATTTACCCGGTAACCTTACGCGTAACCAACCAATACGGCTGCGTCGATTCCCTGACCAAAAACGTAGAAATTAAATACGCGGATTATATACAAACCTGGCAGGCTTCCGATTTTTTAATATTTCCCATTCCTACGGGGCAAAACTTAACCATAACCATATCCGAAGGCATTGATTCTACCAACGGCATAACCGTAACTTTACTAGACGCTATTGGTAAACAGGTATTTACGCAGGTAACTTACCAAACCGGGCCTACCCCGTATAATTTAAACAATTTAGCCAATGGCATTTATTACTTGCGAATAAGCGGTAAAGGCGGGGTGATTACCCGCCGCGTAGAATTACTCCGGTAA
- a CDS encoding NDR1/HIN1-like protein, which produces MNSKKKNTSWIIGLIILAAIIAVIFAVVKFKKSDKEVADYIVPKLSFRQMQLTNLTQNRADVKMRMIIDNPAPIGFKIDSLYYTISIADQEVARTTYPDTLRLKAKDSTELTLPLTLYYDKLKDLTDRLANQGQDSVQYQINATIFSATKLLPKDEFNLKVEKKLPLITVPDVKITNLKVNDLKLKGATMQVEAAVRNRNVFPISFKDLAYTVQIEDNEPVEGNKPGIVKIPAKGSANFTIPVKLTFKEMGKTVLDFIREGKDLNYNVKLKTELTSESDVIKDSKINLNATGKLKTLMDAAKEKADEKKAEKKEERKERREERREERQAKREEAKS; this is translated from the coding sequence ATGAATAGTAAAAAGAAAAACACTTCCTGGATAATCGGGCTAATTATTTTGGCGGCCATCATAGCGGTAATTTTTGCAGTAGTAAAATTTAAAAAATCAGATAAGGAAGTGGCCGATTACATTGTGCCAAAGTTGTCGTTTCGGCAAATGCAGCTTACCAACCTTACCCAAAACCGGGCCGATGTGAAAATGCGGATGATTATTGATAACCCGGCACCCATTGGGTTTAAGATCGATAGTTTATATTATACAATTTCTATTGCTGACCAGGAAGTAGCCCGCACTACTTACCCCGATACCCTGCGGTTAAAAGCCAAAGACAGTACCGAGCTTACCTTGCCGCTTACCTTATACTACGATAAACTAAAAGACCTAACCGACCGCTTAGCAAACCAAGGCCAGGACAGTGTGCAGTACCAGATAAATGCCACCATTTTTTCTGCTACCAAACTACTACCCAAAGATGAGTTTAATTTAAAAGTAGAGAAAAAGCTGCCTTTAATAACTGTGCCCGATGTAAAAATTACCAATTTAAAAGTGAATGATTTAAAATTGAAAGGCGCTACCATGCAAGTAGAAGCCGCCGTACGGAACCGCAACGTTTTCCCGATTAGTTTTAAAGACCTGGCCTATACCGTGCAGATTGAAGATAACGAACCCGTAGAAGGCAACAAGCCCGGCATTGTTAAAATACCAGCCAAAGGATCTGCAAATTTTACCATTCCGGTAAAGCTTACTTTTAAAGAAATGGGCAAAACTGTGTTGGATTTTATTCGGGAAGGCAAAGACTTAAACTACAACGTAAAATTAAAAACCGAGCTTACTTCGGAATCAGACGTAATTAAAGACAGTAAAATTAACCTGAATGCTACCGGGAAATTAAAAACCTTAATGGATGCCGCCAAAGAAAAAGCCGACGAGAAAAAAGCCGAAAAGAAAGAAGAACGCAAAGAGCGCCGGGAAGAACGACGCGAAGAACGGCAGGCGAAGCGCGAAGAAGCAAAAAGTTAA
- a CDS encoding phosphatase PAP2 family protein, whose amino-acid sequence MKKVFIYISTCFCLCYLASCDKEIEETNAAYPALQPSKTDADAGTWTTMIAASATDFPVPAPQPTSSADYQQELQELKKATQNLTSEQKRIINFWKAGSVLRWNEIMRELVAKHNLPPYQNDDNTYPVPSAANPFAYPIFPFSNPPYAARAYAYVSIAQYDALVMAHHFKTAFNRPAPYQVDNAIQPMVPKSDLAAYPSEDAVIAGASIEMMKLLFPADLEYLKKMAEEEKNYRLWSGANVKSDIAAGDSLGRWVARKIIQRAKTDGMGAAGGNPALWTKLEDDCKAKGETPWYSLETPKRPPMLPFFGNVKPILFGTDAVPSLRPGPPPSATSAEMKKELDEVLNYTENPTRERMRIVNFWADGVGTYTPPGHWNAIATEDFVKKGYSEVRWARNYALLNASMMDAAIMCWNTKYHYFNARPCQLNPKIKTLTGVPNFPAYISGHSTFSGAAATILGYLVPEKAAEYKTMALEASNSRMYGGIHYRSDCQAGLDTGGKIGDYAIARAKTDGAD is encoded by the coding sequence ATGAAAAAGGTTTTTATTTATATAAGTACTTGTTTTTGCTTGTGCTATTTAGCTTCCTGCGATAAAGAAATTGAGGAAACAAACGCCGCTTATCCGGCCTTACAGCCCTCCAAAACCGATGCGGATGCCGGCACCTGGACTACCATGATTGCTGCTTCGGCTACTGATTTTCCGGTACCTGCCCCCCAGCCTACCAGCTCTGCTGACTACCAACAAGAACTGCAGGAATTAAAAAAAGCCACCCAAAACTTAACCAGCGAGCAAAAACGCATTATTAATTTCTGGAAAGCCGGCAGCGTCCTACGCTGGAACGAAATTATGCGTGAGTTGGTAGCTAAACACAATTTACCGCCGTACCAGAACGACGATAATACCTATCCGGTACCGAGCGCCGCTAATCCTTTTGCTTACCCCATATTTCCGTTTTCCAATCCACCTTATGCTGCCCGGGCTTACGCCTACGTAAGCATTGCGCAATACGATGCTTTGGTAATGGCCCATCATTTTAAAACCGCATTTAACCGGCCAGCTCCTTACCAGGTAGATAACGCCATTCAGCCAATGGTGCCGAAAAGTGATTTGGCCGCTTACCCCTCCGAAGATGCGGTAATAGCGGGAGCCTCCATTGAAATGATGAAGTTGTTATTTCCGGCGGATTTGGAATATTTAAAAAAAATGGCCGAAGAAGAAAAAAATTACCGTTTATGGAGTGGCGCTAATGTGAAAAGCGATATTGCTGCCGGCGATTCTTTGGGCCGCTGGGTGGCCCGAAAAATTATTCAGCGCGCCAAAACCGATGGCATGGGCGCGGCTGGCGGAAACCCGGCCCTTTGGACCAAACTAGAAGATGATTGCAAAGCCAAAGGCGAAACGCCTTGGTACTCTCTGGAAACCCCAAAACGTCCGCCCATGCTGCCGTTTTTTGGCAACGTAAAACCGATCCTTTTTGGCACAGATGCCGTGCCTAGTTTACGGCCCGGCCCGCCGCCATCAGCTACTTCGGCAGAAATGAAAAAAGAATTGGACGAAGTATTGAATTATACGGAGAACCCTACCCGCGAACGGATGCGCATTGTTAACTTCTGGGCCGATGGCGTTGGCACCTACACCCCGCCCGGTCACTGGAATGCCATTGCCACCGAAGATTTTGTAAAAAAAGGCTACAGCGAAGTACGTTGGGCTCGAAATTACGCCTTATTAAATGCCTCGATGATGGATGCGGCCATTATGTGCTGGAATACCAAATACCATTACTTTAATGCCCGGCCCTGCCAGTTAAATCCTAAGATTAAAACCTTGACCGGGGTGCCTAATTTTCCGGCATATATTTCGGGCCACTCTACTTTTAGCGGAGCGGCTGCCACTATTCTGGGTTATTTAGTTCCGGAAAAAGCGGCCGAGTACAAAACCATGGCCCTGGAAGCATCTAATTCCCGCATGTACGGCGGCATCCACTATCGCTCAGATTGCCAGGCCGGCTTAGATACCGGCGGTAAAATTGGTGATTACGCCATAGCCCGGGCCAAAACCGATGGCGCTGATTAA